A part of Paenibacillus donghaensis genomic DNA contains:
- a CDS encoding Na+/H+ antiporter subunit A, which produces MPLLHVTVLVPFLLALLIALMTRRAPTLHRGWLVIPGPLALFIYFLTRIPVVRGGDAGYDTISWIPSLGIDLVFHLDGLSLLFTLLITGMGTLVVIYSIYYLDRRKEELTPFYIYLLLFMGAMLGVVLSDNLMVLYGFWELTSVSSFLLIAFWHRRQKSRYGAQKSMLITVFGGLAMFAGFLMLYVMTGTFSIREIWSEVGDISGHMLFIPAMLLILLGAFTKSAQFPFHIWLPDAMEAPTPVSAYLHSATMVKAGLYLVARFSPIFAGQHEWFWIVSGVGLITLIYGSIQAMKQTDLKALLAYSTISQLGLIMGLLGMGSAAAFYTGEESVFYTAATTAALFHLINHAIFKGSLFMVVGIVDHETNTRDLRKLGGLISLMPVTFTLAMIGSFSMAGLPPFAGFLSKEMFFTAVLNIRQLDIFSIPALFTLFPLIAWIASIFTFAYSMILVFNTFFGKYQPEKLDKKPHEAPFGLLLPPLLLAVLSLVFGFIPNILSDSLIIPAMNAIHPIMQLAEPFEVNIHFWHGWTPEVWMTLGVVVLGIVVYRLYGRWSIVDKEWGRNLTLNDVYDGGIRLVEQLSRRLTGAYMTGSMRHYLMYIFSFLIVAIGGTMLYTDGITLGTSDYAPISFFEVIVVAVMLTGALAIPFTRSRIAAILFTGMVGYMVTLLFVLFRAPDLALTQMIVEVVSVALFLLCFRHLPKLKREPVKLRSRLPKLLISIGIGITMTLVALAALGSSPFESISSYYVENSYTLGGGKNIVNVLLVDFRGFDTMFEITVLGVASLAIYSMIKLQLEAGNSTGVVKSALRDNKPRFARSNDVLLQSVAQVAFVIIITFSLYLFFAGHNHPGGGFIGALMASAALVLLSIAFGTEMVEKVLPINYRKLIAVGILLAFLTGVGSFLFGVPFLSQAFGYFQLPLMGTTELTTAMLFDLGVYLAVIGVTMNIIFTIGRDN; this is translated from the coding sequence TTGCCTTTGCTTCATGTAACCGTACTCGTTCCGTTTCTACTGGCTCTATTGATCGCACTTATGACCAGAAGGGCACCCACGCTTCATAGGGGATGGCTAGTTATCCCTGGTCCACTCGCATTATTCATCTATTTCTTGACCCGTATTCCCGTTGTTAGAGGTGGGGATGCCGGGTATGACACGATCTCATGGATTCCTTCATTGGGAATTGACTTGGTCTTCCATCTGGATGGGTTGAGCTTGCTGTTTACCCTGTTAATTACCGGAATGGGAACGCTTGTCGTCATTTATTCGATTTATTACTTAGACAGGCGCAAAGAAGAATTGACGCCGTTCTATATCTACCTCCTGTTGTTTATGGGAGCGATGCTAGGAGTGGTGCTCTCCGATAATCTGATGGTGCTGTACGGCTTCTGGGAATTGACGAGCGTATCGTCCTTTCTGTTGATTGCGTTCTGGCATCGGAGACAGAAGTCGCGATATGGTGCGCAGAAGTCCATGCTGATTACCGTCTTCGGCGGTCTGGCGATGTTTGCCGGTTTCCTGATGCTGTATGTGATGACCGGCACCTTCAGCATCCGCGAGATTTGGAGTGAGGTCGGCGATATTAGCGGACATATGCTGTTTATTCCGGCCATGCTGCTGATTCTGCTGGGAGCTTTCACCAAATCAGCCCAGTTTCCGTTCCATATTTGGTTGCCGGACGCCATGGAGGCACCGACTCCGGTCAGTGCGTATCTGCACTCCGCAACCATGGTCAAAGCAGGTTTGTATTTGGTCGCACGTTTCAGCCCGATTTTTGCAGGGCAACATGAGTGGTTCTGGATTGTGTCAGGCGTCGGTTTGATCACCTTGATCTATGGTTCGATCCAGGCGATGAAGCAGACGGACCTGAAGGCTCTGTTAGCCTATTCTACGATCAGTCAACTGGGATTGATTATGGGATTGCTTGGAATGGGCTCGGCCGCCGCATTTTATACGGGAGAAGAGTCTGTATTCTATACCGCTGCAACAACGGCGGCGCTGTTCCACCTTATTAACCATGCAATCTTTAAAGGTTCGCTATTTATGGTGGTCGGGATTGTCGACCATGAGACGAACACACGTGACCTGCGCAAGCTGGGCGGTCTGATCTCCCTGATGCCGGTTACCTTTACGCTGGCGATGATCGGCAGCTTCTCGATGGCAGGCTTGCCGCCTTTTGCCGGCTTCCTCAGCAAGGAGATGTTCTTCACGGCTGTGCTGAATATCAGACAGCTGGATATCTTCAGTATTCCTGCGTTATTTACGCTCTTCCCGCTAATCGCCTGGATTGCCAGCATATTCACCTTTGCTTATAGCATGATTCTGGTATTCAATACCTTCTTCGGCAAATATCAGCCCGAGAAGCTGGACAAAAAGCCGCATGAAGCACCCTTTGGCCTGCTGCTGCCTCCATTGCTGCTGGCAGTGCTCTCGTTGGTATTTGGTTTCATCCCCAATATCCTGTCCGATTCGCTAATTATTCCGGCCATGAACGCGATTCATCCCATCATGCAGCTGGCTGAACCCTTTGAGGTAAATATTCATTTCTGGCATGGCTGGACCCCGGAGGTCTGGATGACACTAGGTGTTGTGGTTCTGGGTATCGTCGTGTACCGGCTGTATGGCCGCTGGAGTATCGTCGATAAGGAATGGGGCAGAAACCTAACGTTGAACGATGTCTACGACGGAGGAATTCGGCTGGTGGAGCAATTGTCCAGACGGTTGACCGGTGCTTATATGACAGGCTCCATGCGTCATTATTTAATGTATATCTTCTCCTTCCTGATCGTTGCCATTGGTGGCACTATGCTATACACAGACGGCATCACTCTGGGAACCAGCGACTATGCCCCGATTTCGTTCTTTGAAGTGATTGTCGTCGCAGTGATGCTGACGGGTGCCTTAGCCATTCCTTTTACACGGTCGAGAATCGCAGCCATTCTGTTTACGGGTATGGTTGGGTATATGGTCACACTGCTCTTCGTTCTGTTCCGGGCACCTGACCTGGCGTTGACGCAGATGATTGTGGAAGTAGTTTCGGTAGCACTGTTCCTGCTCTGTTTCCGCCATTTGCCGAAGCTGAAGAGAGAGCCTGTTAAACTGCGCTCCCGCTTGCCTAAGCTGCTGATCTCGATCGGGATCGGCATAACGATGACACTGGTAGCCCTTGCAGCGCTGGGAAGCAGTCCGTTCGAGTCCATTTCAAGCTACTACGTGGAGAACAGCTACACTTTGGGCGGCGGCAAAAACATTGTGAATGTGCTGCTTGTGGATTTCCGCGGTTTCGATACGATGTTTGAAATCACCGTGCTTGGCGTTGCTTCACTGGCGATTTATTCCATGATCAAGCTCCAGCTTGAGGCGGGCAACTCAACCGGCGTGGTGAAGAGTGCGCTGAGAGACAATAAGCCACGATTTGCCCGAAGCAACGATGTGCTGCTGCAATCCGTGGCCCAGGTAGCGTTTGTAATTATCATTACCTTCTCACTTTACCTGTTCTTCGCCGGTCATAACCATCCGGGAGGCGGTTTTATCGGGGCACTGATGGCTTCAGCAGCGCTGGTGTTGCTCTCCATTGCGTTCGGGACAGAGATGGTGGAGAAGGTGCTGCCGATCAATTACCGCAAGCTGATCGCTGTCGGGATCTTGCTAGCTTTCCTGACGGGGGTAGGCTCCTTCTTGTTTGGTGTTCCGTTTCTCAGCCAGGCCTTCGGTTATTTCCAGCTGCCGCTCATGGGCACAACGGAGCTGACCACCGCCATGCTGTTCGATCTTGGTGTGTATCTGGCCGTAATTGGCGTCACGATGAATATTATATTTACGATCGGGAGGGATAACTGA
- a CDS encoding Na(+)/H(+) antiporter subunit C produces the protein MELLIALAIGVLFTVGVYLILSKSLLRILLGTTLMTHGVHLLLLTMAGLKTGAAPLLGEKAEAYVDPLPQALILTSIVISFGVTAFYIVLAYRAYRSAGTDDVEGIKEERQ, from the coding sequence ATGGAACTCCTTATTGCCCTGGCGATCGGTGTATTGTTTACTGTCGGTGTGTATCTGATATTGTCCAAAAGCCTGCTGCGCATCCTTCTCGGGACCACCCTGATGACCCATGGTGTTCATCTGCTGCTGCTGACCATGGCGGGACTGAAGACCGGAGCTGCCCCGCTGCTTGGCGAGAAAGCGGAAGCTTATGTAGATCCGCTGCCTCAGGCGCTTATCCTGACCTCCATTGTCATCAGCTTCGGGGTTACCGCGTTCTACATTGTTCTGGCTTACCGGGCTTACCGCTCGGCGGGTACGGATGATGTGGAAGGAATCAAGGAGGAGAGACAATGA
- a CDS encoding Na+/H+ antiporter subunit D, giving the protein MNNLLVLPLLIPAFTAVILIFLRNNVNLQRTISAVSVFLNIAVAALIVVQVSTDGIQTLYMGGWLPPYGIVFVADMFAALLVLTAAVVGAACLFFSFASIGEKRERYYYYTFFHFLLTGVYGSFLTGDLFNLFVCFEVLLVASYALIVLGGTKIQLRETLKYILINVISSTLFVATIAYLYAATGTLNMAHLAVRVTEAGQGGVLNVIAVLLLLVFSLKAGLLLFFWLPDSYSAPPSAVRALFGALLTKVGLYAITRTFTLIFVHDLGLTHNLIGWMAGATMILGAIGAMAYNDLSRIFNYNIVISVGFIAFGISVATEDALNGVVFYLMHDMVGKALLFFLGGLIIAASGTERLRDMGGLIRRYPWTGWMFFILALALVGVPPLSGFAGKVMMVRSGFGQQDVVLALIALGSSFIVLYSLIKVFQQAFWGGEKGDEPVRPLHYKAMMAPAAVLFVIVIMLGLGAETVNGYVGQAGAVLADPALYINAVLKE; this is encoded by the coding sequence ATGAACAACCTGCTGGTGCTGCCTCTGCTGATTCCGGCCTTTACGGCAGTTATATTGATTTTTCTTCGCAACAACGTCAACCTTCAGCGCACAATCAGTGCAGTGAGTGTATTCCTGAACATCGCTGTCGCCGCGCTGATTGTGGTTCAGGTAAGTACGGATGGTATCCAGACCCTGTATATGGGCGGCTGGCTGCCGCCGTACGGAATTGTGTTTGTCGCCGACATGTTTGCAGCGCTGCTGGTGCTGACGGCCGCCGTCGTTGGCGCAGCCTGCCTGTTCTTCTCCTTCGCCAGCATTGGCGAGAAGCGGGAACGTTACTACTATTACACCTTTTTTCATTTCCTGCTGACCGGTGTATACGGTTCTTTCCTGACCGGGGATCTGTTCAATCTGTTCGTATGCTTCGAGGTGCTGCTGGTAGCCTCCTATGCGCTGATTGTGCTCGGGGGAACCAAGATTCAGCTGCGGGAAACCTTAAAGTACATTCTGATCAACGTGATTTCCTCCACCTTGTTCGTGGCCACAATCGCTTATTTATACGCGGCAACGGGAACACTGAATATGGCGCATTTGGCCGTTCGGGTAACGGAGGCAGGGCAGGGCGGTGTGCTTAACGTGATCGCTGTGCTGCTGCTGCTTGTGTTCTCGCTGAAAGCGGGTCTGCTGCTGTTCTTCTGGCTGCCGGATTCCTACAGCGCGCCTCCCTCAGCGGTCAGAGCGCTGTTCGGCGCCTTGCTGACCAAGGTGGGATTGTATGCGATCACCCGTACGTTTACATTGATTTTTGTCCACGATTTAGGACTGACACATAATCTGATTGGCTGGATGGCTGGAGCCACGATGATCCTGGGTGCAATCGGTGCAATGGCTTACAACGACCTCAGCCGGATCTTTAATTATAATATTGTCATCAGCGTTGGATTCATCGCCTTCGGAATATCTGTTGCTACGGAGGATGCCTTGAATGGTGTGGTGTTCTATTTAATGCATGACATGGTGGGCAAAGCTCTGCTATTCTTCCTCGGGGGCCTGATTATTGCAGCTTCGGGAACGGAACGGCTAAGAGATATGGGCGGATTGATCCGCCGTTATCCCTGGACGGGCTGGATGTTCTTTATCCTGGCGTTGGCGCTCGTCGGGGTACCTCCGCTTAGCGGTTTCGCTGGTAAAGTCATGATGGTCCGCAGCGGCTTCGGTCAGCAGGATGTAGTTCTGGCTCTCATCGCGCTCGGCTCCAGCTTCATCGTGCTCTATTCGCTGATCAAAGTGTTCCAGCAGGCGTTCTGGGGGGGAGAGAAGGGGGATGAGCCTGTCCGGCCGCTCCATTACAAAGCTATGATGGCCCCTGCAGCCGTGTTGTTCGTGATCGTCATTATGCTGGGTCTCGGCGCAGAGACGGTCAATGGTTATGTCGGGCAAGCCGGCGCTGTACTGGCCGATCCTGCACTATACATCAACGCTGTCTTGAAGGAGTAG
- a CDS encoding Na+/H+ antiporter subunit E: MAFQLLLNFMIAFMWMFLHNDWTSSRFVVGFLIGVGVLFGLRRFWNGRLYLSKVWAICKLVALLLRELVVSSYVVVKAVLKPQLDIHPAILMYTTELKSDWEVAVLITLLCLTPGSVVLEVSNDNRTLYIHTMDIDDVAQFRDNIRNTFERAIVEVTRS; this comes from the coding sequence ATGGCTTTTCAATTATTGTTGAATTTCATGATAGCGTTCATGTGGATGTTTCTGCACAATGACTGGACCTCATCGCGCTTTGTCGTCGGATTTCTGATAGGTGTTGGTGTGCTGTTTGGACTGCGGCGCTTCTGGAATGGGCGTCTGTATCTCAGTAAAGTGTGGGCGATCTGTAAGCTCGTTGCTCTGCTGCTGCGGGAGCTTGTTGTCTCCAGCTATGTCGTGGTAAAAGCAGTGCTGAAACCCCAGTTGGACATACATCCAGCGATCCTGATGTACACTACGGAGCTGAAATCGGACTGGGAAGTGGCTGTTCTGATTACGCTACTCTGCCTGACTCCCGGATCGGTGGTGCTGGAGGTGTCGAACGACAACCGGACCCTTTACATTCATACAATGGATATTGATGATGTAGCACAGTTCAGAGACAATATCCGCAATACGTTTGAGCGCGCGATAGTGGAGGTGACCCGCTCATGA
- a CDS encoding Na(+)/H(+) antiporter subunit F1 — protein MINFILMLSITIMALAIAVCAWRVVKGPSLPDRVAALDTIGINLLAMVAVLSVLNKTQAFIEIILLIGILSFIGTTAFARYIERGVVLEHGNDQDSR, from the coding sequence ATGATTAACTTTATCCTCATGCTGTCGATTACGATTATGGCTCTGGCGATTGCCGTATGCGCCTGGAGAGTGGTGAAAGGTCCATCCTTGCCCGACCGGGTAGCTGCCCTGGATACGATTGGCATCAATCTGCTGGCGATGGTGGCGGTCCTGTCGGTCCTGAACAAGACACAGGCATTTATCGAAATTATCCTGTTAATCGGAATCCTGTCCTTTATTGGTACAACGGCTTTCGCCAGATATATTGAAAGGGGAGTGGTGCTGGAACATGGAAATGATCAAGACAGCAGGTGA
- the mnhG gene encoding monovalent cation/H(+) antiporter subunit G, translated as MIKTAGELLFALLILTGALLSAVSAFGLIRLPDVYLRSHAAAKSATLGVLCVLSGVFLYFAFFLDYISAKLLLGIVFVFLTSPVAAHLNGRAAYRSGVPLWNRRVQDDLKEALEKQRIDADTTS; from the coding sequence ATGATCAAGACAGCAGGTGAGCTACTGTTTGCGTTGTTGATTCTGACCGGTGCCTTGCTTAGTGCCGTCAGCGCCTTCGGCCTGATCCGGCTGCCCGATGTTTATCTGCGTTCACACGCTGCAGCCAAAAGTGCTACCTTGGGTGTGTTGTGTGTCCTCAGCGGCGTGTTTCTCTACTTCGCCTTTTTCCTGGATTATATCAGTGCCAAGCTGCTGCTTGGAATTGTGTTTGTGTTCCTCACTTCACCGGTTGCCGCCCATCTGAACGGAAGAGCGGCCTACCGCTCCGGGGTTCCACTGTGGAACCGAAGAGTTCAGGATGATCTGAAAGAGGCGCTGGAGAAGCAGCGGATAGACGCGGACACAACTTCATAG
- a CDS encoding NADP-dependent oxidoreductase, giving the protein MKAVVIEQFGGPEVLVDKEIPKPVIGPNQVLIRLRATSVNPVDFKIRQGAMGQSAGEFPLVLGGDVAGVVAEVGDSVSRFKVDERVFARPRSFGTYAEYIAVDADVVSRMPKALNFEEAAAVPLAAMTAWQALVDHGKIKAGDKVLIHAGAGGVGSFAIQLAKHFGAEVASTASSRNQELLESLGVDHFIDYKKADFSQVLSDYDLVLDTMGGDIQAKSFEILKPGGRLVSLVEKPDDKLQEKYQVTGVQFMMEPKGSQLEQLAELADQGILRPVIDSMFWLNEEGVRQAHEKSETHHAVGKIVIRSEQ; this is encoded by the coding sequence ATGAAAGCAGTTGTTATTGAACAATTTGGCGGACCCGAGGTATTGGTGGATAAAGAAATTCCCAAGCCGGTTATAGGACCGAATCAGGTATTGATCCGCCTGCGGGCTACATCTGTCAATCCGGTGGATTTCAAAATTCGTCAAGGGGCTATGGGCCAGAGTGCAGGAGAGTTCCCCTTGGTGCTCGGCGGCGATGTCGCAGGCGTGGTGGCGGAGGTCGGTGATAGTGTGAGCCGGTTCAAGGTGGATGAGCGGGTGTTTGCGCGTCCGCGCAGCTTCGGCACCTATGCCGAGTATATAGCGGTGGATGCGGATGTGGTCAGCAGAATGCCCAAGGCGCTTAACTTTGAGGAAGCGGCAGCTGTGCCGCTGGCGGCAATGACCGCATGGCAGGCACTGGTGGACCACGGTAAGATTAAAGCAGGCGATAAAGTACTGATTCACGCCGGTGCGGGTGGAGTAGGCAGCTTTGCCATCCAATTGGCCAAACATTTCGGAGCTGAAGTCGCCTCGACAGCCAGCTCTAGAAACCAAGAGCTGCTGGAGTCGCTCGGTGTTGACCATTTTATAGACTATAAAAAAGCGGATTTCTCACAGGTGCTCTCTGACTACGATCTGGTGCTGGATACGATGGGCGGGGATATTCAAGCCAAGAGCTTCGAGATTCTGAAGCCCGGCGGCAGGCTGGTCTCCCTTGTGGAGAAACCGGATGACAAGCTGCAGGAGAAATATCAAGTCACCGGAGTCCAGTTCATGATGGAGCCTAAGGGCAGCCAGCTGGAGCAGCTTGCAGAGCTTGCCGATCAAGGCATTCTGCGGCCGGTGATTGACAGCATGTTCTGGTTAAATGAGGAAGGTGTAAGACAGGCTCACGAAAAAAGTGAAACTCATCACGCGGTAGGCAAAATCGTCATCCGCTCTGAGCAGTAG
- a CDS encoding M14 family metallopeptidase translates to MTQQSAHLHYSTLNEAFSLQPRHSVSRVEEYAEEHSVVFFLLKGMVEGPTLWVQAGLHGDEYDGILTCLRLMEQLPLDRLRGDVVICPIVNVSAYQAGTNESPIDSVNLNRVFGQDRSNTYSYRFGAWLAQRIIASADFLVDLHGGGKSLAVCPFAMVAGDNREAYNTALDALADTDLTAVYICDFQSKGMLINEVCRSGVPAVLLESGGGMSWREADVQRHEKSVYAILVRLHLLEDPRPEQKGKPAPLVISKIQELRFDRSGLQRSQAQAGSIVHRGETIIEVASYPDYETRKLICPVDKAIILSIHSAAQVIENGYAAMLGIIE, encoded by the coding sequence ATGACACAGCAGTCAGCTCATTTACACTATTCTACGCTGAACGAAGCATTCTCACTACAGCCCCGGCATTCAGTATCCAGAGTGGAGGAGTATGCGGAGGAGCACTCCGTCGTTTTTTTTCTGCTTAAGGGTATGGTGGAAGGGCCGACTCTATGGGTTCAGGCCGGGCTGCATGGTGACGAATATGATGGCATTCTGACTTGCCTGCGCCTCATGGAGCAGCTTCCGCTTGACCGACTACGTGGAGATGTTGTTATTTGTCCGATTGTCAATGTCAGTGCTTATCAGGCGGGGACGAATGAGAGTCCCATCGACAGTGTGAACCTTAATCGGGTGTTCGGGCAGGACAGATCAAATACATATTCCTACCGGTTTGGGGCTTGGCTGGCACAGCGGATCATTGCCTCCGCCGACTTCCTGGTAGATTTGCACGGTGGTGGGAAGTCGCTGGCGGTCTGTCCGTTTGCTATGGTTGCCGGCGATAATCGGGAGGCTTACAACACGGCGCTTGACGCTTTGGCCGATACCGATCTTACGGCGGTGTACATATGTGATTTCCAGTCCAAGGGCATGCTGATTAATGAGGTGTGCCGCAGTGGAGTTCCGGCTGTACTACTGGAAAGCGGCGGAGGGATGTCTTGGCGCGAAGCGGATGTGCAGCGGCACGAGAAATCAGTTTATGCGATTCTTGTCCGCTTGCATCTACTGGAAGATCCCCGCCCGGAGCAGAAGGGCAAGCCTGCACCCCTTGTCATCTCCAAGATCCAAGAACTACGGTTCGACAGATCCGGGCTGCAGCGCAGCCAGGCACAGGCAGGCAGCATAGTACACCGGGGAGAGACGATCATTGAAGTGGCATCCTACCCAGATTACGAGACCCGGAAGCTCATCTGTCCGGTCGACAAGGCCATCATTCTATCCATACATTCCGCAGCGCAGGTGATTGAGAATGGCTATGCGGCCATGCTTGGAATTATAGAATAG
- a CDS encoding ABC transporter substrate-binding protein — translation MNKTKLLTILMALTILIAGCSTTSGGSSNSAAEGPLEITIARAFDITGLDPGFLTENAQVVDNIFDTLVKRDENEKLVPGLAESWSKVDDTTWEFKLRQGVKFTNDETFNAEAVKYSIDRVLNPDNNAPTASYISTLQEVKVIDEYTVHVITKKPDPLVPTRFNRYPTEILPPKYTEEAGQEQFAQKPVGTGPYQFVSWEKGSSVELEANPNYWGGEPEVKKVTFRSIPEASTRVSALLNNEVDIITAVSPEDREKVTSSTTAKLSTVERAGNTVYVGLKTEEEPFNNPKVRQALNYAIDVKSIVENVLQGAAVETNSLIGPKDFGYAGEFDAYEYDPEKAKALLTEAGYPNGFSSKLDTVGWYIKNTDVAQVIAEQLKAVGINITVNNVESSVYRTLVPSGKQSGMYVLGWSSTNTLDADAAIYAILRSGESYSTYANPDVDAKLDEARSTTDEARRTALYKEIQEKVLQEAPRIFLYQENQYYGIASDLNWNGRVDGSIPVSTITAANQ, via the coding sequence ATGAACAAGACGAAATTACTTACCATTCTGATGGCGCTGACAATTCTGATTGCCGGCTGCTCCACAACGAGCGGAGGCTCAAGCAATAGCGCTGCTGAAGGACCGCTGGAGATTACCATTGCCCGCGCTTTTGACATTACTGGACTGGACCCGGGGTTTCTGACCGAGAATGCGCAAGTGGTTGACAATATCTTCGACACCCTGGTCAAACGCGACGAGAACGAGAAGCTGGTCCCGGGGCTGGCTGAGAGCTGGAGCAAAGTGGATGATACGACCTGGGAATTCAAGCTGCGCCAAGGCGTGAAGTTCACCAATGATGAGACCTTCAACGCCGAAGCGGTGAAATACTCTATTGACCGGGTGCTGAACCCCGATAACAATGCGCCGACGGCCAGCTATATTTCTACTCTTCAGGAAGTCAAAGTGATTGATGAATATACCGTACATGTGATCACCAAGAAGCCTGATCCGTTGGTGCCGACCCGCTTCAATCGCTATCCTACTGAAATCTTGCCACCGAAGTATACCGAAGAAGCAGGCCAGGAACAATTCGCCCAGAAGCCGGTTGGAACCGGTCCTTACCAATTCGTAAGCTGGGAGAAGGGCAGCAGCGTTGAGCTGGAAGCCAATCCGAATTATTGGGGCGGAGAGCCGGAAGTCAAAAAGGTGACCTTCCGCTCCATTCCCGAGGCCTCAACCCGCGTAAGCGCACTGCTCAATAATGAAGTGGACATCATTACCGCAGTTTCTCCCGAAGACCGTGAGAAAGTGACTTCCTCAACGACAGCGAAGCTGTCCACCGTCGAAAGAGCGGGGAACACCGTTTATGTAGGCCTCAAGACAGAAGAAGAGCCGTTCAACAATCCGAAAGTCAGACAGGCACTGAATTATGCCATTGATGTGAAGTCGATTGTGGAGAATGTGCTGCAGGGTGCGGCCGTGGAAACGAACAGTCTGATTGGACCGAAGGACTTCGGGTATGCCGGAGAATTTGATGCCTATGAATATGACCCGGAAAAAGCGAAAGCGCTGCTGACCGAAGCGGGTTACCCGAACGGCTTCTCTTCCAAGCTTGATACCGTAGGCTGGTACATTAAGAACACTGATGTCGCCCAGGTCATTGCCGAGCAGTTGAAGGCGGTAGGGATCAACATTACCGTCAATAATGTCGAAAGCTCTGTCTACCGTACCTTGGTGCCATCCGGCAAGCAATCCGGCATGTATGTGCTAGGCTGGAGCAGTACCAACACACTGGATGCGGATGCGGCTATTTATGCGATATTGCGTTCTGGAGAATCTTACTCTACGTATGCCAACCCGGATGTGGATGCCAAGCTGGATGAAGCCAGATCCACGACAGATGAAGCGCGCCGTACCGCCCTGTACAAAGAAATTCAGGAAAAGGTGCTGCAGGAGGCGCCGCGTATTTTCCTGTACCAGGAGAACCAGTATTATGGCATAGCAAGCGATTTGAACTGGAATGGACGTGTGGATGGATCGATTCCGGTAAGCACCATCACCGCCGCGAACCAATAA
- a CDS encoding ABC transporter permease, translating into MKRYVLKRFLQSLLAVLGAATIVFFIIRLSGDPARLMLPPEASEDQVAALRESLGFNQPVWIQYIDYLKNLVTGDLGNSLYYKDSALSLVLGRMPATIDLAVSAILIAVVLGLGAGILSAYKKNSFVDHALSGGVFLIQSLPVFWVGIVLILIFAVNLHLLPTSGNRGLTSLMLPALTLAAYPIAPIARTMRASLIEVIDQSYMTTSKAQGFSKRRRVLQRGLKNAFLPVITVISLEFGVMIAGAVVTETIFSWPGVGQLIIQGVSNRDFPLVQASILIISIIYIFINFITDLIYLLIDPRIKVQ; encoded by the coding sequence TTGAAACGCTATGTGCTCAAGCGCTTTTTGCAGTCGCTGCTGGCTGTGCTGGGAGCGGCGACCATCGTATTCTTTATCATCCGCCTGTCCGGCGACCCGGCCCGTCTGATGCTGCCGCCTGAAGCCAGTGAAGATCAGGTGGCGGCGCTCAGGGAGAGTCTGGGCTTCAACCAGCCAGTGTGGATCCAATATATCGATTATCTCAAGAATCTGGTCACCGGCGACTTGGGCAATTCCTTGTATTACAAGGATTCGGCGCTGTCGCTGGTGCTTGGCCGGATGCCTGCTACCATTGATCTGGCCGTATCGGCCATTCTCATCGCCGTAGTGCTGGGCCTTGGGGCGGGGATTCTGTCCGCTTATAAGAAGAACAGCTTCGTCGACCATGCACTGAGCGGAGGCGTATTCCTCATCCAGTCCCTGCCGGTCTTCTGGGTCGGCATTGTACTGATCCTGATCTTTGCCGTCAACCTGCATCTGCTGCCGACCTCCGGCAACCGGGGATTGACATCTCTGATGCTGCCCGCACTTACGCTGGCTGCATATCCGATTGCGCCGATTGCCCGCACAATGCGGGCTTCGCTGATTGAGGTCATTGACCAGAGTTATATGACAACAAGCAAAGCGCAGGGGTTCTCGAAGCGGCGGCGTGTATTGCAGCGGGGGCTGAAGAATGCTTTTCTCCCGGTAATTACAGTTATCAGTCTGGAGTTTGGGGTCATGATTGCCGGAGCGGTGGTTACCGAGACAATCTTCTCCTGGCCGGGGGTGGGACAGCTGATTATCCAAGGAGTCAGTAACCGTGATTTCCCGCTAGTGCAGGCCAGCATACTGATCATCAGCATCATTTATATTTTCATTAACTTTATAACGGACTTAATTTATCTATTGATCGACCCCAGAATTAAAGTGCAATAA